The proteins below come from a single Panicum hallii strain FIL2 chromosome 7, PHallii_v3.1, whole genome shotgun sequence genomic window:
- the LOC112901160 gene encoding transcription factor RF2a-like, producing MDPAPPVDPAASCSASTSSSASAAAPGDVAAMLPDSPPRRGAGHRRAQSEILLGGAALPDDLTFDADLGVVGEACGAGDEDEDDDYEDEDGGAGAGGSRMFEMFLQNGGTLPGPPEPSAHPHPAATPPPRPRHQHSMSMDGSTSLLGSATAGTPGRAGADAKKAISDAKLAELALVDPKRAKRILANRQSAARSKERKMRYIAELERKVHNLQSEATTLSAQLAMLQRDTTGLTSENSDLKIRVQTMEQQLRLQDALNDRLRDEIQQLKIATGQVNANIGKIGNFGLSSFGGNPQSFQRSHIQSLLAAQQLQQLQIHSQHQQQQQTHLQQQQHLSTALQHQLLQEALPFPGDLKMKGLAMPSHGQNAGASDSHAVKSEP from the exons ATGGACCCGGCCCCGCCCGTGGACCCCGCGGCCTCCTGCTcggcctccacctcctcctccgcctccgcggcggcgccgggggacGTGGCCGCGATGCTTCCGgactcgccgccgcggcgcggggcggggcaCCGCCGCGCGCAGTCGGAGATCCTCCTCGGGGGCGCCGCGCTCCCCGACGACCTCACCTTCGACGCCGACCTCGGCGTCGTCGGGGAGGCCTGCGGGGCCGGTGACGAGGATGAGGACGACGACTACGAGGACGAGGACGGtggcgccggcgcgggcggcagcCGGATGTTCGAGATGTTCCTCCAGAACGGAGGCACGCTCCCCGGGCCGCCGGAGCCCTCGGCGCATCCGCATCCGGCGGCGaccccgccgccccggccgcggCACCAGCACAGCATGTCGATGGACGGCTCCACCTCCCTGCTGGGGTCCGCCACCGCGGGGACGCCCGGGAGGGCGGGCGCTGACGCCAAGAAGGCAATCTCCGACGCCAAGCTCGCCGAGCTCGCGCTCGTTGACCCCAAACGCGCAAAGAG GATCTTGGCAAACCGGCAGTCAGCTGCTAGGTCAAAAGAAAGAAAGATGCGCTACATTGCAGAACTAGAAAGAAAAGTGCATAATCTCCAGTCAGAAGCGACTACACTATCAGCTCAGCTGGCCATGTTGCAG AGAGATACCACTGGTTTGACAAGTGAGAACAGTGATTTGAAGATACGCGTGCAGACAATGGAGCAGCAGCTCCGGCTGCAAGATG CACTGAACGACAGGCTAAGAGATGAGATTCAGCAGCTGAAGATTGCAACAGGACAGGTAAATGCCAACATTGGAAAAATAGGAAACTTTGGTCTGTCCTCATTCGGTGGCAATCCACAAAGTTTCCAGCGCAGCCATATACAGTCTCTTCTGGCTGcgcagcagctgcagcagctcCAGATCCACTCGCAgcaccagcaacagcagcagacgcatttgcagcagcagcagcatctcaGCACTGCCCTGCAGCACCAGCTGCTGCAGGAGGCGCTTCCGTTCCCCGGAGACCTGAAGATGAAGGGACTAGCAATGCCATCACATGGTCAAAATGCAGGCGCCTCTGACAGCCATGCTGTCAAGAGCGAGCCCTGA